In Fusobacterium perfoetens, one genomic interval encodes:
- a CDS encoding sulfite exporter TauE/SafE family protein, with protein sequence MFGMPLENFIFVGVLSFIAAAVDAIAGGGGLISLPAFMSIGIPIHLVMGSHKLASTISSVGSCIKFFTSGKMTTSLLKYLVPLNFLGACLGVYVLNLIDDKILEPLIIFLLFIMLIYTVVNKNIGLEDNFKGLNKKNIIAGCIMSTVIGFYNGFFGPGTGSFLLFAFIKIYGMDFVISTGNAKVLNLVGNFASLIMFIYYGNIEYTYALIFGTVMFFGGHCGAKLAISKGGKFVKPFFVIVTSITLAKMVISKFF encoded by the coding sequence ATGTTTGGTATGCCTTTGGAAAATTTTATCTTTGTTGGTGTTTTAAGTTTTATTGCTGCTGCTGTTGATGCTATTGCTGGTGGTGGAGGTCTGATTAGTCTACCTGCTTTTATGTCTATCGGAATTCCTATCCATCTTGTTATGGGAAGTCATAAACTTGCCTCAACTATATCTTCTGTTGGAAGTTGCATCAAATTTTTTACCTCTGGTAAAATGACTACATCACTGCTTAAATACCTTGTGCCATTAAACTTTTTGGGAGCTTGTCTAGGTGTTTATGTACTTAATTTGATAGATGATAAAATATTAGAACCACTTATTATATTTTTATTATTTATAATGCTTATCTATACAGTTGTCAATAAAAATATCGGTTTAGAAGATAATTTCAAAGGGCTTAACAAAAAAAATATAATCGCTGGTTGCATTATGTCAACAGTTATCGGATTTTATAATGGTTTCTTTGGTCCAGGAACTGGGTCTTTCCTTTTATTTGCTTTTATAAAAATATATGGAATGGACTTTGTTATCTCTACTGGAAATGCCAAGGTTTTAAATTTAGTAGGAAACTTTGCAAGTCTTATTATGTTTATCTATTATGGAAATATTGAGTATACTTATGCTTTGATATTTGGAACTGTTATGTTCTTCGGAGGACATTGTGGAGCTAAACTTGCTATAAGCAAAGGTGGTAAATTCGTTAAACCTTTCTTCGTAATAGTTACATCAATTACTCTTGCAAAAATGGTAATATCTAAATTTTTCTAA
- a CDS encoding D-Ala-D-Ala carboxypeptidase family metallohydrolase — MKKIIVILTILFLFVGCGRVQKRGNQKISRHFTFYEATYSSYGKRHRISNYPTRADYKRIRSTAQRMERIRKIVGKQIHINSWYRGYKINRRVGGSSTSAHTKGLAVDFKVNGSEREAFNRIIKSGYSYDQIIYYSRKGYIHISFKENPRHERRQRFYR, encoded by the coding sequence ATGAAAAAAATAATAGTTATTTTAACGATTTTATTTTTATTTGTTGGGTGTGGAAGAGTTCAGAAGAGAGGAAACCAAAAAATCTCGAGACATTTTACATTTTATGAGGCTACATATAGCTCTTATGGGAAAAGACATAGAATCTCCAACTATCCAACAAGGGCAGACTACAAAAGAATAAGAAGCACAGCTCAGAGAATGGAGAGAATAAGAAAAATAGTGGGAAAACAAATCCATATAAATAGTTGGTATAGAGGTTATAAAATAAATAGGAGAGTAGGGGGAAGTAGTACTTCTGCCCATACAAAAGGTTTAGCTGTTGATTTTAAAGTAAATGGAAGTGAAAGAGAGGCTTTTAATAGAATTATAAAATCAGGTTATAGCTACGACCAGATTATCTATTATTCTAGAAAAGGGTATATTCATATAAGTTTTAAGGAAAATCCTCGCCACGAGAGAAGACAGAGATTTTATAGATAA
- a CDS encoding Mu transposase C-terminal domain-containing protein: MDSHEEIKIKRFKIIEPFLKKEKKLKEIELETGISYATLKRWIKSYKENGMFGLEKKEREDKNSFKSVDEEGLSLIKKFCSKEKESNISKLYENCQSFLKEKNYSISYPTFYRILNNIDGFFKKSMSYHIEKIKKSNEIFSVIEVPLSILVQGDKVVVPTILLLFDLVNLKVIHYTINIEPTNIYSILGFIRESILKNSIFQNRPTKPKEILIDSENIINKSLFKEIFDNVNIKISNYTNSDKNLQKFISLLNDDLNKIFFDKDKIFEKEELINFLDQYLYLDNPELNFKFEPSLIENKNFLRELDIFLQTTTRKVSASSFRLKNNIFKSNILEDLEGIQIQLKFNPINYNIIYIFTKNKFYGLIEL, from the coding sequence ATGGATTCTCATGAAGAAATAAAGATAAAAAGATTTAAAATAATTGAGCCTTTTTTAAAAAAAGAAAAAAAATTAAAAGAGATTGAATTAGAGACTGGTATATCCTATGCTACCCTTAAAAGATGGATAAAATCATACAAAGAAAATGGTATGTTTGGACTAGAAAAAAAAGAAAGAGAAGATAAAAACTCCTTTAAATCTGTTGATGAAGAAGGTTTATCTCTTATAAAAAAATTTTGTTCAAAAGAGAAAGAATCAAATATATCAAAGCTCTATGAAAATTGTCAAAGTTTTTTAAAAGAAAAAAATTATAGCATAAGTTATCCTACTTTTTACAGGATTTTAAATAATATTGATGGGTTTTTCAAAAAATCTATGTCATATCATATAGAAAAAATAAAAAAATCCAATGAAATTTTTTCAGTGATAGAAGTTCCTCTATCTATTTTGGTTCAAGGAGATAAGGTAGTAGTTCCAACAATTCTTCTACTTTTCGATTTAGTAAACTTAAAAGTTATCCACTATACAATAAATATTGAGCCAACAAATATCTATTCTATACTTGGTTTCATCAGAGAAAGTATTCTAAAAAATTCTATTTTTCAAAATCGACCTACAAAACCAAAAGAGATACTTATTGATTCAGAAAATATAATAAATAAAAGTCTATTTAAAGAGATTTTTGACAATGTAAATATAAAAATCTCTAACTATACAAACTCTGATAAAAATCTTCAAAAGTTTATTTCTCTTTTAAATGATGACTTAAATAAAATATTTTTTGATAAGGATAAAATATTTGAAAAAGAGGAGCTTATAAATTTTTTAGACCAGTATCTTTATCTTGATAATCCAGAGCTTAATTTTAAGTTTGAACCAAGTCTTATAGAAAATAAAAATTTCTTAAGAGAGCTTGATATTTTCTTACAAACAACCACAAGAAAAGTTTCAGCCTCTAGTTTTAGACTTAAAAACAATATTTTTAAATCTAATATACTAGAAGACCTTGAGGGAATACAGATTCAATTAAAATTTAATCCTATCAACTATAATATAATCTATATCTTTACTAAAAATAAATTTTATGGTTTGATAGAATTATAA
- the ptsG gene encoding glucose-specific PTS transporter subunit IIBC: MKAFAEIQKVGKALMTPVAILPAAGLFLAFGNKLGIPLMEQAGNIIFANLPLLFAIGAAIGLVGGDGVAGLSAVIAILVMNTTMGIVSNAAAEVAANNTAYAMVMGIPTLQTGVFGGLIAGVIAAICYKKFYKTELPPFLGFFAGKRLVPIVTAVLAFLVGLAMPVIWIPFQMGLEKLSFLANETNTNISTFLFGVTERALIPLGLHHIFYSPFWYQFGEYVNNAGEIVKGDQTIWFAMLKDGVTNFSSATYQGAGKFLTGKYPFMMFGLPAAALAMYHEAKPSKKKIAGGILLSAALTSFLTGITEPLEFSFLFVAPVLYAVHCIFAGLSFMLMNLFGVRIGMTFSGGLIDYLAFGVLPGTSGFENHWYMVIVVGLGLAVIYYFGFRFAIRKFNLMTPGREEDTAEETTEKVGEKELVVGVLNALGGKENLVSLDACITRLRVEVKDTTKVEDKELKKLGASGVLKVGKNGVQAIFGAKAQFICNDLKKLTGI; this comes from the coding sequence ATGAAAGCATTTGCAGAGATTCAAAAAGTAGGAAAAGCTTTGATGACTCCAGTTGCAATTTTACCAGCAGCAGGATTATTTCTAGCTTTTGGAAACAAATTGGGGATACCTTTAATGGAACAAGCAGGAAATATTATTTTTGCAAACTTACCTCTTTTATTTGCAATAGGGGCAGCTATTGGTTTAGTAGGAGGAGACGGAGTTGCAGGACTATCAGCTGTAATAGCAATACTTGTTATGAATACAACGATGGGAATTGTTTCTAATGCCGCAGCAGAAGTTGCAGCAAATAATACAGCTTACGCTATGGTAATGGGAATACCAACATTACAAACAGGAGTTTTTGGAGGATTAATAGCAGGGGTTATAGCAGCTATCTGTTATAAAAAATTCTATAAAACAGAACTTCCTCCATTTTTAGGATTTTTCGCTGGAAAAAGATTAGTTCCAATTGTTACAGCAGTTTTAGCATTTTTAGTTGGACTTGCTATGCCAGTTATCTGGATTCCTTTCCAAATGGGACTAGAAAAATTAAGTTTCTTAGCTAATGAAACTAATACAAATATCTCTACTTTCCTTTTTGGAGTAACTGAAAGAGCTTTAATACCATTAGGATTACATCATATATTCTATTCTCCATTCTGGTATCAATTTGGTGAATATGTAAATAATGCTGGGGAAATAGTAAAAGGTGACCAAACAATATGGTTTGCAATGTTAAAAGATGGAGTAACTAATTTTTCAAGTGCTACATATCAAGGAGCTGGAAAATTCTTAACTGGAAAATATCCATTTATGATGTTTGGGTTACCAGCAGCAGCTTTAGCAATGTACCACGAAGCAAAACCATCTAAGAAAAAAATAGCAGGGGGGATTTTACTTTCAGCAGCTTTAACATCTTTCTTAACTGGAATTACTGAACCATTAGAGTTTTCATTCCTTTTTGTAGCTCCAGTTTTATACGCAGTACATTGTATCTTTGCAGGTTTATCTTTTATGTTGATGAACTTATTCGGTGTTAGAATAGGAATGACATTCTCAGGAGGATTAATTGACTACCTAGCTTTTGGAGTTTTACCTGGTACAAGTGGATTTGAAAATCACTGGTATATGGTAATAGTAGTTGGACTTGGTCTAGCAGTTATCTATTATTTTGGATTTAGGTTTGCAATCAGAAAATTTAATCTTATGACTCCGGGAAGAGAGGAAGACACTGCAGAAGAAACAACAGAAAAAGTTGGAGAGAAAGAACTTGTTGTTGGAGTTTTAAATGCGTTAGGTGGAAAAGAAAACCTAGTATCTTTGGATGCTTGTATAACAAGACTTAGAGTAGAGGTAAAAGATACAACTAAGGTAGAGGACAAAGAGTTAAAAAAATTAGGAGCTTCTGGAGTATTGAAAGTTGGAAAAAATGGAGTTCAAGCAATATTTGGTGCAAAAGCTCAATTTATCTGTAATGATTTGAAAAAATTAACAGGAATATAA
- a CDS encoding NAD/NADP octopine/nopaline dehydrogenase family protein, producing the protein MGELVAVLGGGNGAHAAAADFARRGFEVRMFEDEKFAGKMQKVFETKQIIQHGVLGEGVGNLAMVTTDISEAVKGVKYIVIAVPAFGHSYYADLLVDHLEDGQIILILAGTFGSLIFWNKMKKKGIKKDVAFAESYTLPYDTRLMGPGESMVMGVHSPLKTGVMPAKKTAEVIEELKKFYPVSASESVIESGLFTLNPVVHVPGCIMNAGRIELMKGEFWFYKEGITPCVGKVTEALDEERMNIIKKLGYKAISVVDALGSSGSVKTNIYEAITKNEQFGKIKGPDGLTNRYFTEDIPFGLVGWSVIGKLVGVETPIMDSFITIGSIAMGQDCRKTGRTAEELGIAGMSIEQLKNYLYDGE; encoded by the coding sequence ATGGGTGAATTAGTAGCAGTTTTAGGAGGAGGAAATGGTGCTCACGCAGCCGCAGCGGATTTTGCAAGAAGAGGCTTTGAAGTGCGTATGTTTGAAGACGAAAAATTTGCTGGAAAAATGCAAAAAGTTTTCGAAACTAAGCAAATAATACAACACGGTGTTTTAGGAGAGGGAGTAGGAAATCTTGCAATGGTTACTACTGATATTTCTGAAGCTGTAAAAGGTGTAAAATATATTGTTATAGCTGTTCCAGCATTTGGTCACAGTTATTATGCAGATCTTCTTGTTGACCATTTAGAAGATGGACAAATAATTTTAATTCTTGCAGGAACATTTGGTTCTCTTATTTTCTGGAATAAAATGAAAAAGAAAGGAATTAAAAAAGATGTGGCTTTTGCTGAGTCATATACTTTACCATATGATACAAGACTTATGGGTCCTGGAGAATCAATGGTAATGGGAGTACATTCTCCTTTAAAAACAGGAGTTATGCCTGCTAAAAAAACAGCAGAAGTTATAGAAGAATTAAAGAAATTCTATCCAGTATCAGCAAGTGAAAGTGTAATAGAAAGTGGATTATTTACTTTAAATCCAGTTGTTCACGTTCCTGGTTGTATAATGAATGCTGGAAGAATAGAACTTATGAAAGGAGAATTTTGGTTCTATAAAGAAGGAATTACTCCTTGTGTAGGAAAAGTAACAGAAGCTTTAGATGAAGAAAGAATGAACATTATAAAAAAATTAGGATATAAAGCTATATCTGTTGTAGATGCTCTTGGTTCTTCAGGAAGTGTAAAAACAAATATTTATGAAGCTATTACAAAAAATGAACAATTTGGAAAAATTAAAGGTCCTGATGGATTAACTAATAGATACTTTACAGAAGATATTCCATTTGGTTTAGTTGGTTGGTCTGTTATCGGTAAATTAGTTGGAGTTGAAACTCCTATAATGGATTCTTTCATCACTATAGGAAGTATTGCTATGGGACAAGATTGTCGTAAGACAGGAAGAACTGCAGAAGAGTTAGGAATTGCTGGAATGAGCATTGAACAATTAAAAAATTATTTATATGACGGGGAATAA
- a CDS encoding aminotransferase class I/II-fold pyridoxal phosphate-dependent enzyme, producing the protein MAKLDQNLTPLFTVLKDVYVKRNITPFHVPGHKQGKGMDKEFLEFFGENPLKMDVTIFKMVDGLHHPKSCIKEAQELAADAYGVKKSFFAVNGTSGAIQAMILSVVKAGEKILIPRNVHKSVSAGIILAGAIPVYMNPVIDNDLGIAHGVRPSTVEKMLELHPDAKAVLIINPTYYGVATDIQKIAAIVHRHDIPLIVDEAHGPHLHFHEDLPMSAVDAGADICCQSTHKILGAMTQMSLLHVNSDRVDPTRVQQILSLLHTTSPSYPLMASLDCARRQIATQGRELLSRTIELANYARAEINKIAGMYSFGEEIVGREGIFAFDPTKLTVSAKALGITGFDLETMLTDEYNIQVELSDFYNVLGLITIGDTKESVDTLIRALQDISDRYFNTKEIKKIKTSRIPAIPEQELNPREAFYSETSKVPFKDSLGKICAEMIMAYPPGIPIIIPGERISKEVINYVEELREQKTHLQGMEDPNLEYINIIEDEDAMYLYTEKMRNRIFGVPLNLGADRSGIEFGIDVLYENFSDTFGEIEMIDVDKQREDFNVPMMKYKNTILNTCEKIAKMVDEAVEDGYRPITIGGDHSIALGTISGVAKSNPNLGVVWIDAHADMNTEETTISGNIHGMPLAFLQGEGDTDMVNCYFEGAKIKPENVVILGARDIDVREYDVIEKLGVKVIPYDDVMRQGIEAVLEEIGDYLKVSDIHISFDVDSLNPKFAPGVSTPVKNGFDEEDIFKTFKYLFKNYFITSVDIVEYNPVYDKSLKTAAIVRDITEYMINPIY; encoded by the coding sequence ATGGCAAAATTAGATCAAAATTTGACACCATTATTTACAGTGCTAAAAGATGTATATGTAAAAAGAAATATAACACCTTTCCATGTACCTGGCCACAAACAAGGTAAAGGAATGGATAAAGAATTTCTTGAATTTTTTGGAGAAAATCCTTTAAAAATGGACGTTACAATTTTTAAAATGGTTGACGGATTACACCACCCAAAAAGTTGTATAAAAGAAGCTCAAGAATTAGCAGCAGACGCATATGGAGTTAAAAAAAGTTTCTTTGCTGTTAACGGTACATCTGGTGCGATTCAAGCCATGATTCTTTCAGTTGTAAAGGCTGGAGAAAAAATATTAATTCCTAGAAATGTTCATAAATCAGTTTCTGCTGGTATTATTCTAGCTGGAGCAATACCTGTATATATGAATCCTGTTATAGATAACGACTTAGGAATAGCTCACGGAGTTAGACCAAGTACAGTTGAAAAAATGTTAGAACTACACCCAGACGCAAAAGCAGTTCTAATTATAAACCCTACATACTATGGAGTGGCTACTGATATTCAAAAAATAGCTGCTATAGTTCATAGACATGATATTCCATTAATAGTTGACGAAGCTCACGGACCACATTTACATTTCCATGAAGATTTACCAATGTCAGCTGTTGATGCTGGAGCAGATATCTGTTGTCAAAGTACACATAAAATCTTAGGTGCTATGACTCAAATGTCTTTATTACATGTAAACTCAGACAGAGTTGACCCAACAAGAGTACAACAAATCTTAAGTTTACTTCACACAACTTCACCATCTTATCCTTTAATGGCATCTCTTGATTGTGCAAGAAGACAAATCGCCACTCAAGGAAGAGAATTACTTTCAAGAACAATCGAACTAGCAAACTATGCTAGAGCTGAGATAAATAAAATAGCTGGAATGTACTCATTCGGTGAAGAAATAGTTGGAAGAGAGGGAATATTTGCATTTGACCCTACAAAACTTACAGTATCAGCAAAAGCTTTAGGAATAACTGGATTTGACTTAGAAACAATGTTAACAGATGAATATAACATTCAAGTTGAACTTTCAGATTTCTACAACGTTTTAGGACTTATCACAATTGGAGATACAAAAGAAAGTGTTGATACTTTAATAAGAGCTTTACAAGACATCAGTGACAGATATTTCAATACAAAAGAAATCAAAAAAATAAAAACTTCAAGAATACCAGCTATCCCAGAGCAAGAACTAAACCCAAGGGAAGCATTCTACAGTGAAACTTCAAAAGTACCTTTCAAAGACAGTCTTGGAAAAATCTGTGCTGAGATGATAATGGCTTATCCACCTGGAATTCCTATCATCATTCCTGGAGAAAGAATTAGTAAAGAAGTTATAAACTATGTAGAAGAATTACGTGAACAAAAAACTCACTTACAAGGAATGGAAGACCCTAATCTTGAATACATCAACATCATTGAAGATGAAGACGCAATGTACCTATACACTGAAAAAATGAGAAACAGAATCTTTGGTGTTCCTCTAAATCTTGGAGCAGATAGATCTGGTATTGAGTTCGGTATTGATGTATTATACGAAAACTTCTCAGATACTTTCGGTGAAATAGAAATGATAGACGTTGATAAACAAAGAGAAGACTTCAACGTTCCTATGATGAAATATAAAAATACTATCCTTAACACTTGTGAAAAAATAGCTAAAATGGTAGATGAAGCTGTTGAAGATGGATACAGACCAATAACAATTGGAGGAGACCACTCAATAGCTCTTGGAACTATCTCTGGAGTAGCAAAATCTAATCCAAATCTTGGAGTTGTGTGGATTGACGCTCATGCTGATATGAACACAGAAGAAACTACAATCAGTGGAAATATCCACGGAATGCCACTTGCTTTCTTACAAGGTGAGGGAGATACAGATATGGTTAACTGTTATTTTGAGGGAGCTAAAATAAAACCTGAAAATGTAGTTATCCTTGGAGCTAGAGATATAGACGTTAGAGAATATGACGTTATCGAAAAACTTGGAGTAAAAGTTATACCTTATGACGATGTAATGCGTCAAGGAATAGAAGCTGTACTTGAAGAAATCGGAGATTACTTAAAAGTTTCTGATATCCATATAAGTTTTGACGTAGATTCATTAAATCCAAAATTTGCTCCTGGTGTAAGTACTCCAGTTAAAAATGGATTTGACGAAGAAGATATCTTCAAAACATTCAAATATTTATTCAAAAACTACTTCATAACATCTGTTGATATAGTTGAATATAACCCAGTTTATGATAAGAGTTTAAAAACAGCTGCAATAGTTAGAGATATTACAGAATATATGATCAATCCAATATATTAA
- a CDS encoding LysR family transcriptional regulator yields MNIQYLKYVVEVDKMGSINKAAKNLYMGQPNLSAAIKELEKDLGISIFYRSKKGVFPTKEGEKFLVYAKKIISDINQLESLYTANTDSTIRFSIAACRATYITMAVSNFINDLKNKKEMTVNFNETNSLNVIHEVANGNAEIGIIRCQNIHENFFVSLLKSKNLIFEPLWEFKMLLTFSENHPLASKKKIKAEMLKKYIEIIQGDIKIPVEKNNKTIDSYQTSPQSISVYDRGSHINLLVNVNEAFMWVPILPENILKRNRLTQRECTDLQIITKDILVYSAERKQSNYIKNFISSLKKVINNIPTIDEGFLI; encoded by the coding sequence ATGAATATTCAATATTTAAAATACGTAGTCGAAGTGGATAAGATGGGCTCTATAAACAAGGCTGCAAAAAATCTTTATATGGGACAACCAAATTTAAGTGCTGCTATAAAAGAATTGGAAAAAGATTTAGGAATTTCTATTTTTTATAGAAGTAAAAAGGGAGTTTTTCCTACAAAAGAGGGGGAGAAATTTTTAGTTTATGCTAAAAAAATAATTTCGGACATTAATCAATTGGAATCTTTATACACAGCAAATACAGACTCTACAATACGTTTTAGTATAGCTGCTTGTAGAGCTACTTATATTACAATGGCTGTTTCAAATTTTATAAACGATTTGAAAAATAAAAAAGAGATGACAGTTAATTTTAATGAAACTAACTCATTAAATGTTATTCACGAGGTAGCAAATGGAAATGCTGAAATAGGTATTATTCGTTGTCAAAATATTCACGAGAACTTTTTTGTTTCACTTTTAAAAAGTAAAAATCTTATTTTTGAACCTCTATGGGAGTTTAAAATGCTTTTGACTTTTTCGGAAAATCACCCCTTGGCTTCAAAGAAAAAAATAAAAGCTGAAATGTTGAAAAAATACATAGAGATTATTCAAGGGGATATAAAAATCCCTGTTGAAAAAAATAATAAAACTATAGATTCATACCAAACCTCTCCACAGAGCATAAGTGTCTATGATAGAGGTAGTCATATTAATCTTTTGGTAAATGTTAATGAAGCATTTATGTGGGTTCCGATACTTCCTGAAAATATCTTAAAAAGAAATCGTCTTACTCAGAGAGAGTGTACTGACTTACAAATCATAACAAAAGATATTCTTGTCTATTCAGCAGAAAGGAAGCAAAGTAACTATATTAAAAATTTTATTTCCTCTTTAAAAAAAGTTATAAATAATATTCCTACTATAGATGAGGGATTTTTAATTTAA
- a CDS encoding flavin reductase family protein, with product MAFHEIKPNELKENTFNLFAKDWFLMTAEKEGKVNTMTVGWGGFGVMWKKDVVFVAVRPERYTHEFLEASDTFSLTVFDPSFKKQLAYCGVVSGRTEDKIAKCGFTVLHDGETPYFEEARMSFTCRKLCTTPLRPEDFMDSEFAGKWYGGENNANGEGGGYHLIYIAEIEKILVKD from the coding sequence ATGGCATTTCACGAAATTAAACCTAATGAATTAAAGGAAAATACTTTTAATCTTTTTGCAAAAGATTGGTTTTTAATGACAGCAGAAAAAGAAGGAAAAGTAAATACAATGACAGTTGGTTGGGGAGGATTTGGAGTAATGTGGAAAAAGGACGTTGTTTTTGTAGCTGTTCGTCCTGAAAGATACACTCACGAATTTTTAGAAGCTTCAGATACATTTTCATTAACTGTTTTTGATCCATCTTTCAAAAAACAACTTGCATATTGTGGAGTAGTTTCAGGAAGAACTGAAGACAAAATAGCAAAATGCGGATTTACTGTACTTCATGATGGAGAAACACCTTACTTTGAAGAAGCAAGAATGAGCTTTACTTGTAGAAAATTATGTACTACTCCTCTTAGACCAGAAGATTTTATGGATTCTGAATTTGCTGGTAAATGGTACGGTGGAGAAAATAATGCAAATGGAGAAGGTGGGGGATACCATCTTATCTATATAGCTGAAATAGAAAAAATTCTTGTAAAAGACTAA
- a CDS encoding outer membrane beta-barrel protein, protein MKKILLGAFLLISSVNALAFDAHFRLGAITNSSSYNKESGSFENYAPTFGVEVTQSFALADLGVGIAYNKSIEDVEVETIPVYGLAKFNFFPLLPIQPYVVGKLGTTLYSDDDYRGKDATTYYGAGVGMYFLNMEAELLYSRTKVEDDDLNQVSFVVGFSIF, encoded by the coding sequence ATGAAAAAGATACTTTTAGGTGCGTTTCTTTTAATATCTTCTGTTAATGCACTAGCTTTTGATGCACATTTTAGATTAGGAGCTATTACAAACTCTTCATCTTATAACAAAGAAAGTGGAAGTTTTGAAAATTATGCTCCAACATTTGGAGTTGAAGTAACACAAAGTTTTGCTTTGGCTGACTTAGGTGTTGGAATAGCATATAACAAAAGTATAGAAGATGTTGAAGTTGAAACTATACCAGTTTACGGACTTGCAAAATTTAACTTTTTCCCTCTTCTTCCAATACAACCATATGTAGTTGGAAAATTAGGAACAACTCTTTACAGTGATGACGATTATAGAGGAAAAGATGCTACAACATATTATGGAGCAGGAGTAGGAATGTATTTTCTAAATATGGAAGCAGAACTCCTATACTCTAGAACAAAAGTAGAAGATGATGACTTAAATCAAGTTTCATTTGTAGTAGGATTTAGTATATTCTAA
- a CDS encoding sodium/glutamate symporter, translating to MLEIKLDIFQTLAFTVLLIWLGDYLRNKFPILKKYCIPSAVVGGLLFAIIACGLHVNGIVDFKFDSKTTNTLFYCLFFAASGAAAGLSLLKKGGKLIVIFTILAAVTAFLQNVLAVGLGKVLGVKPLIALMTGSIPMTGGHGNAASFAPIAEQMGATGAVEVAIAAATFGLISGCIVGGPLGNAIVQKYGLKGNATAEEIAEMEKANQKEFIMNKARSLKGACLMFIACGFGATLLVILKKVLPGVNLPIHVLCMLGGLLIRIIYDTCIGEDEALYESIDILGEISLAMFVTMSIMTMKLWQLADLAIPMVILLIAQVVLMVTFAAFISFRLLGKNYDAAVMAVGHTGFGLGAVPVSMATMKTVCDKYGYSKIAFFVVPVIGGLISNFTNAAIITFFLNFCGNL from the coding sequence ATGCTAGAGATTAAATTGGATATATTCCAAACACTTGCATTCACAGTTTTATTAATTTGGTTAGGAGATTATTTAAGAAATAAATTTCCTATTTTGAAAAAGTACTGTATTCCATCAGCTGTTGTAGGGGGGCTTTTATTTGCAATTATAGCTTGTGGATTACACGTTAACGGAATTGTGGATTTTAAATTTGATAGTAAAACTACAAATACTTTATTCTATTGTTTATTCTTCGCTGCTAGTGGAGCTGCTGCTGGACTTAGCTTACTTAAAAAAGGTGGAAAACTAATAGTTATCTTCACTATCTTGGCTGCAGTTACTGCATTTTTACAAAACGTTTTAGCAGTTGGTCTTGGAAAAGTTTTAGGAGTTAAACCTTTAATCGCTCTTATGACTGGTTCTATCCCAATGACTGGTGGACACGGAAATGCTGCATCATTTGCCCCAATAGCTGAACAAATGGGAGCTACTGGAGCTGTTGAAGTTGCTATTGCGGCTGCTACATTTGGATTAATTTCTGGTTGTATCGTTGGTGGACCTTTAGGAAATGCTATCGTTCAAAAATATGGTTTAAAAGGAAATGCTACAGCTGAAGAGATAGCTGAAATGGAAAAAGCTAACCAAAAAGAATTTATAATGAATAAAGCTAGAAGTTTAAAAGGTGCTTGTCTAATGTTTATCGCTTGTGGATTTGGAGCTACACTTCTTGTTATCCTTAAAAAAGTTTTACCTGGTGTAAACTTACCTATCCACGTTTTATGTATGCTTGGTGGACTTTTAATAAGAATCATATATGATACTTGTATCGGTGAAGATGAGGCTTTATATGAATCTATAGATATTTTAGGAGAAATTTCTCTTGCAATGTTCGTTACAATGTCAATAATGACTATGAAATTATGGCAATTAGCTGACCTTGCAATTCCTATGGTAATATTATTAATAGCTCAAGTTGTTTTAATGGTTACTTTCGCTGCATTTATCTCTTTCAGATTACTTGGAAAGAACTACGACGCAGCAGTTATGGCAGTAGGACATACAGGATTTGGTTTAGGAGCTGTACCAGTATCAATGGCAACAATGAAAACTGTTTGTGATAAATATGGATATTCAAAAATCGCTTTCTTCGTTGTACCAGTAATAGGTGGTCTTATCAGTAACTTTACAAATGCTGCGATCATCACTTTCTTCTTAAACTTCTGTGGTAACCTATAA